One part of the Sporosarcina ureae genome encodes these proteins:
- the rpsL gene encoding 30S ribosomal protein S12, with the protein MPTINQLVRKPRKSKTENSKSPALGKSYNSFKKSMTNVNSPQKRGVCTRVGTMTPKKPNSALRKYARVRLTNTLEVNAYIPGEGHNLQEHSVVLIRGGRVKDLPGVRYHIVRGALDTAGVTGRMQSRSMYGAKKPKVKK; encoded by the coding sequence ATGCCTACAATTAATCAATTAGTCCGTAAACCTCGTAAGTCGAAGACGGAGAATTCTAAGTCACCGGCTCTAGGAAAAAGCTATAACAGCTTTAAAAAGTCAATGACAAACGTGAACTCACCACAAAAAAGAGGTGTTTGTACACGTGTTGGTACTATGACTCCTAAGAAACCGAACTCGGCACTTCGTAAGTATGCTCGTGTTCGTTTAACTAATACATTGGAAGTAAACGCATATATTCCAGGTGAAGGCCACAACTTGCAAGAACACAGTGTGGTACTAATCCGCGGAGGACGCGTAAAAGACTTACCGGGTGTTCGTTACCATATCGTACGTGGGGCACTTGATACAGCTGGAGTTACTGGCCGTATGCAAAGCCGTTCAATGTATGGAGCTAAAAAGCCTAAAGTTAAGAAGTAA
- the rplB gene encoding 50S ribosomal protein L2, which translates to MAIKKYKATSNGRRNMTSSDFAEITVNKPEKSLLEPIKRKGGRNNQGRMTVRHQGGGHKRQYRVIDFQRRKDGIPGRVATIEYDPNRSANIALINYADGEKRYILAPKGLTVGSTIVSGPDADIRVGNALPLENIPMGSTIHNIEMKPGKGGQLVRSAGTSAQLLGREGKYVIIRLQSGEVRMILSTCRATIGQVGNEQHELINIGKAGRSRWLGKRPTVRGSVMNPNDHPHGGGEGRTPIGRPSPVTPWGKPTLGFKTRTKNNKSDKLIVRRRKK; encoded by the coding sequence ATGGCGATTAAGAAGTACAAAGCTACCTCCAACGGACGTCGTAACATGACTTCTTCTGACTTTGCTGAAATCACAGTAAACAAACCAGAAAAATCATTGCTTGAACCAATCAAGCGTAAAGGCGGACGTAACAACCAAGGTAGAATGACAGTTCGTCACCAAGGTGGAGGACACAAGCGCCAATACCGTGTCATCGATTTCCAACGTCGGAAAGATGGCATTCCAGGACGCGTTGCTACGATCGAATATGATCCAAACCGTTCTGCAAACATCGCATTAATCAATTATGCAGATGGAGAAAAAAGATACATCCTTGCTCCTAAAGGATTGACAGTAGGTTCCACAATCGTTTCAGGACCTGATGCGGATATCCGCGTAGGAAACGCTCTACCATTAGAGAACATTCCTATGGGTTCTACGATTCACAACATTGAAATGAAGCCAGGCAAAGGCGGACAATTAGTTCGTTCAGCAGGAACTTCAGCTCAACTACTAGGACGTGAAGGCAAATATGTCATCATCCGTCTACAATCAGGAGAAGTTCGTATGATCCTTTCTACTTGCCGTGCTACAATCGGTCAAGTTGGTAACGAACAACACGAACTAATCAACATTGGTAAAGCAGGTCGTTCACGTTGGTTAGGCAAACGTCCAACTGTTCGTGGATCTGTAATGAACCCTAACGATCACCCACACGGTGGTGGTGAAGGACGTACGCCAATCGGTCGTCCAAGTCCTGTTACTCCTTGGGGTAAACCAACTCTTGGATTCAAGACACGCACGAAGAACAATAAATCAGATAAACTTATCGTTCGCCGTCGTAAAAAATAA
- the rplC gene encoding 50S ribosomal protein L3 — protein MTKGILGRKVGMTQVFAENGDLIPVTVIEATPNVVLQKKTIETDGYESIQLGFDDKREKLSNKPEQGHVAKANTAPKRFIREVRGADVSAYEVGQEVKVDTFAEGEVVDITAKSKGKGFQGVIKRHGYSRGPMSHGSRFHRAPGSLGAVDAQRVFKGKKLPGRMGGKTITIQNVEIVRVDLERNLILVKGNVPGARKSLVQVRSAIKGN, from the coding sequence ATGACCAAAGGAATCTTAGGAAGAAAAGTCGGAATGACGCAAGTATTTGCTGAAAACGGCGATCTAATCCCAGTAACAGTGATTGAAGCTACTCCAAACGTTGTACTTCAAAAGAAGACAATCGAAACAGACGGCTACGAGTCAATCCAACTAGGATTTGATGATAAACGTGAAAAGCTTTCAAACAAGCCAGAACAAGGCCACGTTGCAAAAGCTAACACTGCACCTAAGCGCTTCATTCGCGAAGTTCGCGGAGCTGACGTTAGTGCATACGAAGTTGGTCAGGAAGTCAAAGTCGATACATTCGCAGAAGGCGAAGTAGTAGACATTACAGCAAAATCAAAAGGTAAAGGTTTCCAAGGGGTTATCAAGCGTCACGGATACTCACGCGGACCTATGTCTCACGGATCACGTTTCCATCGCGCACCAGGTTCACTTGGAGCAGTTGATGCACAACGCGTATTCAAAGGCAAAAAACTACCTGGACGTATGGGTGGCAAAACCATCACGATCCAAAACGTTGAAATTGTACGAGTTGATCTAGAGCGCAACTTGATATTAGTAAAAGGTAACGTTCCTGGAGCACGTAAATCACTTGTACAAGTGAGAAGCGCAATCAAAGGGAACTGA
- the tuf gene encoding elongation factor Tu, with amino-acid sequence MGKEKFDRSKEHANVGTIGHVDHGKTTLTAAIATVLSKAQGGEAKSYADVDNAPEEKERGITISTSHVEYETDKRHYAHVDCPGHADYVKNMITGAAQMDGGILVVSAADGPMPQTREHILLSRQVGVPYLVVFMNKCDMVDDEELLELVEMEIRELLSDYDFPGDDIPVIKGSALKALEGEPEWEEKILELMQAVDDYIPTPTRDTDKPFMMPIEDVFSITGRGTVATGRVERGVVKVGDVVDIIGLTEEPKATTVTGVEMFRKLLDYAEAGDNIGALLRGVAREDIERGQVLAKPGTITPHTQFKSEVYVLSKEEGGRHTPFFSNYRPQFYFRTTDVTGIIQLPEGVEMVMPGDNVEMTVELISPIAIEEGTKFSIREGGRTVGAGVVATITK; translated from the coding sequence ATGGGTAAAGAAAAATTCGACCGCTCCAAGGAGCACGCAAACGTAGGAACAATTGGTCACGTTGACCATGGTAAAACAACTTTGACTGCTGCAATCGCAACAGTTCTTTCTAAAGCACAAGGTGGAGAAGCAAAGTCATACGCTGACGTTGATAACGCACCTGAAGAAAAAGAGCGTGGAATCACGATCAGTACTTCACACGTTGAGTACGAAACTGACAAGCGTCACTATGCACACGTTGACTGCCCAGGTCACGCTGACTATGTTAAAAACATGATCACTGGTGCTGCACAAATGGATGGCGGAATCCTAGTAGTATCTGCTGCTGATGGCCCAATGCCACAAACACGTGAGCACATCCTTCTTTCACGTCAAGTAGGTGTTCCTTACCTAGTTGTCTTCATGAACAAATGTGACATGGTAGACGACGAAGAACTTCTTGAATTAGTTGAAATGGAAATCCGTGAACTTCTTTCTGATTACGATTTCCCTGGCGACGATATTCCAGTAATCAAAGGATCTGCTCTTAAAGCTCTTGAAGGAGAGCCAGAGTGGGAAGAAAAAATCCTTGAACTAATGCAAGCAGTAGATGACTATATCCCAACACCAACTCGTGATACTGACAAGCCATTCATGATGCCTATTGAGGACGTATTCTCAATCACAGGTCGTGGTACAGTAGCAACTGGACGCGTTGAGCGTGGAGTAGTTAAAGTTGGAGATGTTGTTGACATCATCGGTCTTACTGAAGAACCAAAAGCTACTACTGTAACTGGTGTAGAGATGTTCCGTAAGCTTCTTGACTATGCAGAAGCTGGCGACAACATCGGTGCTCTTCTTCGTGGTGTAGCGCGTGAAGATATCGAACGTGGACAAGTTCTTGCTAAGCCAGGAACAATCACTCCACACACTCAGTTCAAATCTGAAGTTTATGTTCTATCAAAAGAAGAGGGTGGACGTCACACTCCATTCTTCTCAAACTACCGTCCTCAGTTCTACTTCCGTACAACTGACGTAACTGGTATCATTCAACTTCCTGAAGGCGTAGAAATGGTTATGCCTGGAGATAACGTTGAAATGACAGTTGAACTTATTTCTCCTATCGCGATTGAAGAAGGTACTAAATTCTCAATCCGTGAAGGTGGACGTACAGTTGGAGCTGGCGTTGTAGCAACAATCACAAAATAA
- the rpsS gene encoding 30S ribosomal protein S19: protein MGRSLKKGPFADDHLLKKVDAQKDSEKKQVIKTWSRRSTIFPTFIGLTIAVYDGRKHVPVYVTEDMVGHKLGEFVPTRTYRGHGADDKKTKR, encoded by the coding sequence ATGGGCCGCAGCTTGAAAAAAGGACCTTTTGCAGATGACCATTTACTAAAAAAGGTTGACGCACAAAAAGATTCAGAAAAGAAACAGGTTATTAAAACTTGGTCACGCCGTTCAACAATCTTCCCGACATTCATCGGATTGACAATCGCAGTATATGATGGACGCAAACACGTTCCTGTTTATGTAACAGAAGATATGGTAGGTCACAAACTAGGTGAATTCGTACCTACGCGCACATACAGAGGCCATGGTGCCGACGATAAGAAAACAAAACGCTAA
- the fusA gene encoding elongation factor G has translation MAREFSLENTRNIGIMAHIDAGKTTTTERILFYTGKIHKIGETHEGASQMDWMEQEQERGITITSAATTAAWKGHRVNIIDTPGHVDFTVEVERSLRVLDGAVAVLDAQSGVEPQTETVWRQATNYKVPRLVFVNKMDKTGADFLYSVGTLRDRLQANAHPIQLPIGAEDNFSGIIDLIEMKATMYPNDLGTDVTVEEIPAEHLELAKKYRESLIEAIVDFDEDLMEKYLGGEELTTEEITTAIRKATLAVEFYPVVCGTAFKNKGVQLVLDAVVDYLPSPLDVPPMMGFNPETEEDEVRESTDEAPFSALAFKVMTDPYVGKLTFFRIYSGVLQAGSYVTNSTKGKRERVGRILQMHANSREEISEVHAGEIAAAVGLKDTTTGDTLCDEKQLIILESMVFPEPVISVAIEPKTKADQDKMGQALGKLQEEDPTFRAHTDQETGEVIIAGMGELHLDIIVDRLRREFKVEANVGAPQVSYRETFRESAEVEGKFVRQSGGRGQFGHVWIEFGPNEEGKGFEFVNNVVGGSVPREYIPAVEAGVRDSLDNGILAGYPLIDVKARLFDGSYHDVDSNEMAFKIAASMALKNAASKCKPVILEPTMRVEVIIPEEYMGDIMGDITSRRGRVEGMEARGNAQVVRAMVPLAEMFGYATSLRSNTQGRGVFSMVFDHYEELPKSIAEEVIKKNKGE, from the coding sequence ATGGCTAGAGAGTTCTCACTAGAGAATACTCGTAACATTGGTATCATGGCTCACATTGACGCTGGTAAGACAACGACAACAGAGCGGATCCTTTTTTACACAGGTAAAATCCACAAGATTGGTGAAACGCACGAAGGTGCATCACAAATGGACTGGATGGAGCAAGAACAAGAACGTGGAATCACGATTACTTCAGCTGCTACAACTGCAGCATGGAAAGGTCACCGCGTAAACATCATCGATACACCTGGACACGTAGACTTCACAGTTGAAGTTGAACGTTCACTTCGTGTATTAGATGGAGCTGTAGCGGTACTTGATGCACAATCAGGTGTTGAACCACAAACAGAGACAGTTTGGCGCCAGGCGACAAACTATAAAGTTCCACGTCTCGTATTCGTAAACAAAATGGATAAGACAGGTGCTGACTTCCTTTACTCAGTCGGAACACTACGTGACCGTCTACAAGCGAATGCACACCCTATTCAATTGCCGATCGGTGCGGAAGATAACTTCTCAGGAATTATCGACTTAATCGAAATGAAGGCAACTATGTATCCAAATGATCTAGGAACAGATGTTACAGTTGAAGAAATTCCTGCTGAACATCTTGAACTAGCTAAAAAATACCGTGAGAGCCTAATCGAAGCTATTGTAGATTTCGATGAAGATCTTATGGAAAAGTATCTCGGCGGTGAAGAACTTACAACAGAAGAAATCACAACGGCTATTCGTAAAGCTACGTTGGCAGTTGAGTTCTACCCTGTTGTTTGTGGTACTGCTTTCAAAAACAAAGGTGTACAACTAGTACTAGATGCGGTAGTAGACTACTTACCATCACCACTTGATGTACCACCAATGATGGGCTTCAACCCTGAAACAGAAGAAGATGAAGTGCGTGAATCAACTGATGAAGCACCATTCTCGGCGTTGGCATTTAAAGTTATGACTGACCCTTATGTAGGGAAACTTACATTCTTCCGTATTTATTCAGGTGTCCTTCAAGCAGGTTCTTATGTAACAAACTCTACAAAAGGCAAGCGTGAGCGTGTAGGACGTATTCTACAAATGCACGCAAATAGCCGTGAAGAGATTTCTGAAGTACACGCGGGTGAAATCGCTGCTGCTGTTGGTTTGAAAGATACAACTACTGGAGATACACTATGTGATGAGAAGCAATTGATCATTCTTGAATCAATGGTATTCCCTGAGCCGGTTATCTCTGTAGCAATCGAACCTAAAACAAAAGCGGACCAGGATAAAATGGGCCAAGCTCTTGGTAAGTTACAAGAAGAAGATCCAACATTCCGTGCGCATACAGATCAAGAAACAGGAGAAGTAATCATTGCAGGTATGGGTGAACTTCACTTGGATATTATCGTCGACCGTCTACGCCGTGAATTTAAAGTGGAAGCAAACGTGGGTGCACCACAAGTTTCTTACCGCGAAACATTCCGTGAGTCAGCTGAAGTCGAAGGTAAATTCGTACGCCAATCAGGTGGACGTGGACAATTTGGTCACGTGTGGATCGAATTTGGTCCGAACGAAGAAGGTAAAGGCTTCGAATTCGTAAACAACGTTGTTGGTGGTTCTGTTCCTCGTGAATACATCCCAGCAGTTGAAGCGGGAGTTCGTGATTCATTAGATAACGGTATTTTAGCTGGATATCCTTTAATCGATGTCAAAGCACGCCTGTTTGACGGATCTTACCATGACGTTGACTCCAACGAGATGGCATTTAAGATCGCTGCGTCAATGGCTTTGAAAAATGCTGCATCAAAATGTAAACCTGTAATCCTTGAACCAACAATGAGAGTAGAAGTTATCATTCCGGAAGAATACATGGGCGATATCATGGGTGATATTACATCACGCCGTGGCCGTGTAGAAGGTATGGAAGCTCGTGGTAACGCACAAGTAGTTCGTGCAATGGTTCCACTTGCTGAAATGTTCGGATATGCAACATCACTACGTTCAAACACGCAAGGACGCGGAGTATTCTCGATGGTGTTCGATCACTACGAAGAGCTTCCGAAGTCTATTGCAGAAGAAGTAATTAAGAAAAACAAAGGTGAATAA
- the rpsJ gene encoding 30S ribosomal protein S10 gives MAKQKIRIRLKAYDHRMIDQSAEKIVETAKRSGASVSGPIPLPTERSVYTVLRAVHVYKDSREQFEMRTHKRLIDIVNPTPQTVDALMKLDLPSGVDIEIKL, from the coding sequence ATGGCAAAACAAAAGATTCGTATTAGATTGAAAGCTTACGATCACAGAATGATCGATCAGTCAGCTGAGAAGATTGTTGAAACGGCTAAACGTTCTGGAGCTAGTGTTTCAGGTCCAATTCCGTTGCCAACTGAAAGATCAGTTTACACGGTATTGCGTGCTGTTCACGTATATAAAGATTCACGTGAGCAATTTGAAATGCGTACGCACAAACGTTTAATCGATATTGTGAATCCAACACCACAAACGGTGGATGCACTTATGAAGCTTGATTTACCATCAGGCGTCGACATCGAAATTAAACTATAA
- the rpsG gene encoding 30S ribosomal protein S7, which produces MPRKGPVTKRDVLPDPIYNSKLVSRLINKMMVDGKKGTSQKILYGAFEIVKERSGQEPIEVFEAALNNVMPVLEVRARRVGGANYQVPVEVRPERRSTLGLRYLVNYSRTRGEKTMEERLANEILDASNNTGASVKRREEMHKMAEANRAFAHYRW; this is translated from the coding sequence ATGCCTCGTAAAGGTCCTGTAACAAAACGTGATGTACTACCTGATCCGATTTATAATTCCAAGCTTGTAAGCCGCCTTATCAACAAAATGATGGTAGACGGTAAAAAAGGTACTTCTCAAAAGATTCTTTATGGAGCGTTCGAAATTGTTAAAGAACGTTCTGGACAAGAGCCAATCGAAGTATTCGAAGCAGCTTTAAACAATGTAATGCCAGTTCTTGAAGTTCGTGCTCGTCGTGTTGGTGGAGCTAACTATCAAGTGCCGGTTGAAGTGCGCCCTGAGCGTCGTTCAACTTTAGGTCTTCGTTACCTTGTAAACTATTCACGTACACGTGGAGAAAAGACAATGGAAGAACGCCTAGCGAACGAAATTCTTGATGCATCAAACAACACTGGTGCTTCTGTTAAACGCCGTGAAGAAATGCATAAAATGGCTGAAGCCAACAGAGCATTCGCTCACTATCGCTGGTAA
- the rplD gene encoding 50S ribosomal protein L4 produces MPKVSVVSQTGSAVGDIELNDAIFGIEPNQAVLFEAIVQQQASLRQGNHKVKTRAEVAGGGRKPWRQKGTGRARQGSIRSPQWRGGGIVFGPSPRSYSYKMPKKVRRLALLSALSTKVAAQELIVLDNLAFDAPKTKSFVKVLEDLSITKKALFVTADQEETVALSAQNLQGISVVTASGINVLDLVGHDQLVMTKAAIEKVEEVLG; encoded by the coding sequence ATGCCTAAAGTATCTGTAGTAAGTCAAACAGGCTCTGCTGTTGGTGACATCGAATTAAACGATGCGATCTTCGGAATCGAGCCAAACCAAGCAGTATTATTTGAAGCAATTGTTCAACAACAAGCTTCTTTACGCCAGGGTAACCACAAGGTTAAAACTCGCGCGGAAGTAGCAGGCGGCGGTCGTAAACCATGGCGTCAAAAGGGTACAGGTCGTGCTCGTCAAGGTTCAATCAGATCACCACAATGGCGCGGAGGCGGTATCGTATTCGGTCCATCACCACGTAGTTACAGCTATAAAATGCCTAAGAAAGTACGTCGTTTAGCTCTTCTATCCGCTCTTTCAACGAAAGTAGCAGCTCAAGAACTAATCGTTCTGGACAACTTAGCATTTGATGCACCAAAAACGAAAAGCTTTGTAAAAGTGCTTGAAGACCTTTCAATCACAAAGAAGGCATTATTCGTTACAGCTGACCAAGAAGAAACAGTAGCATTGTCTGCTCAAAATCTTCAAGGAATCAGTGTTGTTACAGCAAGCGGCATCAATGTTTTAGACTTAGTGGGACATGATCAGCTTGTTATGACAAAAGCAGCAATAGAAAAAGTCGAGGAGGTGCTTGGTTAA
- the rplW gene encoding 50S ribosomal protein L23: MEARDILKRPVITERSSEQMEDLRKYTFEVDTRASKTHVKQAIEEIFGVTVEKVNVMNYKGKFKRMGKHAGYTNKRRKAIVTLTTDSKDIELFEM, translated from the coding sequence ATGGAAGCACGTGATATTCTGAAACGTCCGGTCATTACCGAGCGTTCTTCTGAACAAATGGAAGACTTAAGAAAATATACATTCGAAGTCGATACACGCGCGAGCAAAACTCACGTGAAACAAGCTATCGAAGAAATCTTCGGTGTTACAGTAGAAAAAGTCAACGTTATGAACTACAAAGGTAAGTTCAAGCGTATGGGGAAACATGCTGGTTATACAAACAAGCGTCGTAAGGCAATTGTTACACTAACTACTGATTCCAAAGATATCGAACTTTTTGAAATGTAA